ACCACGCAATTTCCTCCAATATATTTAGAGCAGGAGCAGCGCGCCGGGACCCAATCCATGTGAGCAGCAGTAAAGGTGCTGGGGTGAGCGGATCTCGGGAATTGCGAGCGGGCGTTTTCCAGCAggatgcagcccctgcaggccggagctgccccaggggccGGGCACGGGCTGGGCACCGCGGGCACCCCCGGGCAGCCGCGTTCGGGCAGCGcagcgggcccggccccggcggcaGCGGAGCCCCGAAGGGAGCGCGGCCGGGACGGGAGCGCGGGCaccgcgggcgggcgggggcagcgcggccggcGGCAGCAGCCGGACACacagccgggccgggctcggcctCGGGCGGGGGCGctgggggcagcggggccgctCGCTGCCTCGCCCTGCGCcggcgggcggcagcggcccCGAGCCGGggccggcggagcggggccgccgcTCCGGCAGCCGCTGCCCTCGGGGCCCGCCGCTGACACCCTCCGTGCCTGCGCTCCCggcagctgccctgcacagccctcgCCTCCCGCTGCGCTCTGCCCTGCGCTCAGCCTGCCCAGATACAGCTGCGCCTCCTGACTGCACGATCCTGAGATGGAACAGGACAATAGGAACCCCCAGCCTGGGGATCTGATCGAGATCGACCGCCAATTTCATCAGCACTGGGCCCTCTACATGAGGAATGGATATGTCATCCACTTGACACCTGAAGGTAAGGATATTGTAGACTGGCGAGGTGCCGGGGACGTCTCGGTGTGCTCCGGGAGCCCTGTCTCCCTCTATGGGCTGCTAGTTGACCCTTTGTATGTAGAAGCCCTTTCCGAGAGCAGTGAAAACCCATCATTGGTCTTGGAGGGGCCAGAGAGGGTCTGCCTTCCTGCCTTATTTCCTCCCTTCCATATACAGATAAACAGGAGGTTAAACAGGAAGGTCTCAAGGTAACAGTATTCATCAGAACAGTGAAGAAGAAGCTCCTGGTGAACGTGGCTGGAAAGAATCAATGGCGTGTCAACAACAAATCTGATAAGCAGCACAATCCTCTCCCAGTGGAAAAGATCATCTCACATGCTAAAGCTTATATCGGCAAGGAGGTGACATACCGTTCGTTTGGCAGCAACTGTGAGCGCTTTGTGAAAAAACTCCGCTATGGAGAGGCATTCTCTGAGCAGGTGAGTGTCCCAGGGTgagccctgggtgctcccagagcagctcctggctgctggctgtgagctgggcactgggacacagcctgcagcctgcatgggcacagcccagtgccaggcgTGGGCTCCAAACCAGCGCTGCCTCTggcctgcccagagcccctgcaCCTGGAGGGGCACTCTGCTCTGTCTGCACCCTGACAGTGCCCTCtcactgagtgccacctcctggGGCTACAAACCTGGGTGTTACCCCTTCTGCAAATGAAGAACATGcctctttttatttaattcacgTGACTATAGCTGCTTATATTTCATTACCATACTTGGGGCTAAATGAAAGTGCTCTTCATGTTTCCTGCCTTAGTTTTACTTTCACTTTACCTATTAAGATAGCAATTGTTTGCATGCTGGCAGTAGGATCCGTGTTGTTGCCTTGACTTTGTGAATGGGATTGCTGGGAGTGAAATCCAGAGAGAAGACCAATGATGGGCCATCAGGAAAGGTCACAGAAGGGCAGGGTTTCCCTGGCTGCATGggatctctgctctgcttttgccaCCCTTAGAGAAAGAATTACATGAAAGCCTTAATAAAATGTAAACACCCAGACTCATCATGCCTAGAATATTGTTTTGTGTGAAAGTTCAGCATTCTGGCCTTGCTTCTCCCTGCCATCCCATTAAGAAATTCCAAGTCAAGCACATCATGAATTCAAGCTGATCCCCAGCAGTACTGAGCTGTTTGTCACATCTCCTTTTACCTTTTGTCTGTGATGATTTTTGTGGTTATCTACAAGCACTTGAAAGCAAATCTTTTCCTACGCTGCCACCTCCTCCCCTTCAGTGCTTTGCTGTGGACTTTTCTAAGCTTTCTACCACATGCTGTTTTTATCATCTCCATCCTATTTGCTATTTCTATggaaaatctgtatttaacCTTAACTTCCTCTAAAAGGAAACTACATTTATTGCTGAGAGTTCACTGTTTGTTATCCAGTGGAGGGCTTTTGTAGATGATGAAACGCACATTCTTGATATGAGAAATGATGAGGAATACCCAAAGCCTGGGGACCTGATTGAGATCAAAAAGGATCACTGGGCCCTCTACATGCGGGATGGATATATCATCCATGTGACACCTGTAGGTAAGGCTGGTGTAGCCTGGTAGGATATAGAGGGGGTGCTGGGGTGCTCCAGGAACCCTTTCTACCTCTAGATACTGATTCATGTTGATCTTGTGTGTGTAGATGAAGTTTCCAAGAGCAGTCCAAAAGCCATGTGAGGTTTTGGATTGGCCATAGAAGATTTTCCTGCCTGCCTTATCTCCTGTCTACCTTTCCCAGATGAAGGAGCCCCATCTCTGTCAGGCGGCAGTGAC
The Oenanthe melanoleuca isolate GR-GAL-2019-014 chromosome 9, OMel1.0, whole genome shotgun sequence DNA segment above includes these coding regions:
- the LOC130256696 gene encoding phospholipase A and acyltransferase 1-like isoform X1 — encoded protein: MEQDNRNPQPGDLIEIDRQFHQHWALYMRNGYVIHLTPEDKQEVKQEGLKVTVFIRTVKKKLLVNVAGKNQWRVNNKSDKQHNPLPVEKIISHAKAYIGKEVTYRSFGSNCERFVKKLRYGEAFSEQDPCCCLDFVNGIAGSEIQREDQ
- the LOC130256696 gene encoding phospholipase A and acyltransferase 1-like isoform X4 — translated: MEQDNRNPQPGDLIEIDRQFHQHWALYMRNGYVIHLTPEDKQEVKQEGLKVTVFIRTVKKKLLVNVAGKNQWRVNNKSDKQHNPLPVEKIISHAKAYIGKEVTYRSFGSNCERFVKKLRYGEAFSEQ
- the LOC130256696 gene encoding phospholipase A and acyltransferase 1-like isoform X2, producing the protein MEQDNRNPQPGDLIEIDRQFHQHWALYMRNGYVIHLTPEDKQEVKQEGLKVTVFIRTVKKKLLVNVAGKNQWRVNNKSDKQHNPLPVEKIISHAKAYIGKEVTYRSFGSNCERFVKKLRYGEAFSEQIAIVCMLAVGSVLLP
- the LOC130256696 gene encoding phospholipase A and acyltransferase 1-like isoform X3, whose translation is MEQDNRNPQPGDLIEIDRQFHQHWALYMRNGYVIHLTPEDKQEVKQEGLKVTVFIRTVKKKLLVNVAGKNQWRVNNKSDKQHNPLPVEKIISHAKAYIGKEVTYRSFGSNCERFVKKLRYGEAFSEQQLFACWQ